Proteins encoded by one window of Lepeophtheirus salmonis chromosome 3, UVic_Lsal_1.4, whole genome shotgun sequence:
- the LOC121115091 gene encoding uncharacterized protein, which translates to MSFCRITGRARSLPKPNFFPIIPPISPGDARRLCRITGRRMDRHNYVPLIEYGKRPETLKCSVTQGAKNVPKRGEHKFRQDYKYVTPILKKESLTDAADIKAFEDLQKVLKRLKKNILENDDKMFVYMSSASLCGLILPAEVEEAIKLGEIENISVSKNCDKVMFKIRGKPTLFVNLKEVDSKNNNIGDSPIFNGGGQSKETLSKQKKVLDEKKRKKNKLLNKKIFEDLEKKADDDMDKMEIKPSGKEKTIFGAGKSKKAKQYRQKLNDFREMYDPEKNMAIYGPQWKKVICNRDQDYNWEVIDKVRASELDSATVPNQIKINAVSLSNNKLINRRIKNVYIPDQSGLDIVPAIEEVNIMKTEHVVNAIIPLIKDSKMENTLSHLRGRGSLKSMFANEESLKILPKLNEIKPPFESSFLRPGVIYDHGDGLKYSENAGSAPDGANVIVGAIFPENYFLPGEFLNDGLFIPGQRMNSVNGEFIPGVSVRTDDGTFSFIPGIFHFDDGGGKTTSFTAGQFINNSDEQADSLMFVKGQVLHTSREAKFVEGETVSTADGIKFVAGAEVDDAFVCGTVIDSGDNAGKFMTGQMIKSGDNPLEFISGVMGEINDKPAFIPGQNLGTGFLPGQIVKSDSLTFVPGEVVINSSKNVPQFIPGINNPENEDFLPGLVDCTSSIMMEGKLVEVNKESHFIPGKTVKGKFAKARRDSQLANIDVGYYDAPFIIDGESLSVIHKKVKPKNGFLVRCEISDRYKFVESVETPEKYKEILCGRMECGEEGPKFVAGKIMEINGTKTFIPGKVLEDGVFVPGKMIETKNGPKFVPGQVIEIDGGEKFIPGQIMNDEKDGIPKFVPGQIINTKSGPSFIPGQVIRTDNGLKFVPGEIVETENGAFFVPGQVMDSPSGAKFLPGQIIETEEGPRLLPPDLFGNLEFLVQGFDINSEEARLLLGRSSSSDDMSNLLGGIGGATVSGEALQALAEGFEPRSGNVISKMGDGLDVDTVLSDELLEKYDDPDIRRLLKTIFLSVFLDTASTANLVYRVLEDYVSQELERDLDGTILNPQLKLNPAIEKLIQTFSEKKNSSMDPEEANVCSLVAGLITCSIPGALRESSDSHIDFEESQFKETLLAYIEESIQGILEEEGIPSSGMENDIKKLIDTAKGLSVDENRNFFARVTALTEGRCNEQFMENLIRTLSSSSLSNVRSKMDLQELFTTLVTILSPRQDLQNGFKQMFNTDPEFIQNVLKSLKEESGKKGDMNTIDVLHSAISHSITRSCQTKLDDVMHKVELGDLEYVISMLEQALGLAKYLGKRDIAMTITELLSDPIRLEVIKDDPVVKDVLQKILVMREMACVDERKKKKLLKLQKTAIHGTNPDDDTDDDSLKEFVNQSSALIRPPKQPPKTPFLDSTTNKLQRSKSKSMIQRSKSTIMSAKDISMNTFMAMKTNDQDDKTSWLKNFLSESIAEDVPWECSKALILLKEGYQAIVPREASRSILMGEASYTLIDDNGIEFFLSPEDQKKRNGRIDDPEEIYLSRSSSLWKPNKDRDNQQSHFKVLKMTSNGTPPPSNGTQPRDSEIEEETISPSTNGHPPPLSSPPPPISSLDGEHDSESSCNVPKRKSRFLQSLRDSEDREEGLSLADTNLDKYRPHNYNIGPRKGGESDDINDIMDFYCNLGSRARALRRLNNYSSFAAPESNGDEYGRDRGESSDPDPYQNGGRKYSAPSMGYGSTQNRDIDDGFRSLRRPKKPHNYGGYDGEYEPESAPSERLRMSQSRDEEELDENSRFIIDKARSVRSNPVWDEPISTKYDWNSDSFLEPRDPPHNNGHQRPNLEDKEDRDSTLNPKTRDLLNKLKKSTADLEDINSDEVKRPQQRGSYTRYSREPDDYPSVKQPAKKPSRFLKQNQPPPPYYDDFEDRGSLGPSSRRDNEYSSYRSTRYDPEPSYNNDRYEPSSSYYPEDSYSSQMNNRAPDNRNQRMSNFDRPYGGGGNGYREPSRSGRDPSNSRYNRYSDYLEDEAPPPQRNNGMYGGGGGNRGYGGRREQPARYQDDDDIDTMISDLKRKTTGRDMRAVASRIEGRNVTPPRSYGRYDDRDDGGGRYGGYY; encoded by the exons ATGTCCTTTTGTCGAATCACGGGTAGAGCTCGGAGCCTCCCAAAGCCAAACTTCTTTCCCATCATTCCACCCATTTCTCCCGGAGATGCGCGAAGACTTTGTCGCATTACTGGACGGCGAATGGATCGCCATAACTACGTACCTCTCATCGAATATGGAAAGCGTCCAGAGACTTTGAAATGCTCTGTTACTCAGGGTGCCAAAAATGTGCCAAAACGAGGGGAACACAAGTTTCGTCAAGACTACAAATACGTGACACCTATACTTAAAAAGGAAAGCCTGACAGATGCTGCGGATATTAAGGCCTTTGAAGATTTGCAAAAAGTGCTTAAAAGGCTCAAGAAAAATATTCtggaaaatgatgataaaatgtTTGTGTATATGTCAAGTGCATCCCTTTGTGGTCTTATTCTCCCAGCTGAGGTTGAAGAGGCCATCAAGTTAGGAGAAATAGAGAACATTAGTGTGAGCAAGAACTGTGATAAAGTCATGTTTAAAATCCGAGGGAAACCCACTCTCTTTGTCAATTTGAAGGAAGTGgactctaaaaataataatattggagATTCCCCCATCTTTAACGGTGGTGGACAAAGCAAAGAGACTCtctccaaacaaaaaaaagtactggATGAAAAGAAACGAAAGAAAAATAAGCTtctgaataagaaaatatttgaagatcTTGAAAAAAAGGCGGATGACGATATGgataaaatggaaataaagcCCTCAGGCAAGGAGAAAACGATATTTGGAGCTGGAAAAtccaaaaaagcaaaacaatatAGACAAAAGTTGAATGATTTCAGGGAAATGTACGatccagaaaaaaatatggctaTTTATGGGCCACAAtggaaaaaagtcatttgtaatAGGGATCAAGATTATAACTGGGAAGTGATTGACAAAGTGAGAGCCTCTGAATTGGACTCTGCCACCGttccaaatcaaatcaaaattaatgcGGTGTCTCTTTCAAACAACAAACTCATCAATAGaaggataaaaaatgtctatataCCTGATCAATCCGGATTAGACATTGTTCCGGCCATTGAGGAAGTGAATATTATGAAGACTGAGCACGTAGTCAATGCCATCATACCCCTCATTAAGGACTCCAAAATGGAGAATACCTTGTCACATCTTCGTGGAAGAGGATCTCTCAAAAGTATGTTTGCAAATGAAGAGTCCCTTAAAATCCTTCCCAAGCTAAACGAAATCAAGCCTCCATTTGAATCCTCTTTTCTTCGACCTGGTGTGATTTACGATCATGGAGATGGCCTCAAATATTCTGAAAATGCTGGATCTGCCCCTGATGGAGCAAATGTTATTGTAGGAGCTATTTTCCCAGAGAATTATTTTCTGCCTGGAGAGTTCTTAAATGATGGCTTATTTATTCCTGGACAACGAATGAATTCGGTCAATGGAGAGTTTATTCCTGGTGTAAGTGTTAGAACAGATGATGGAACCTTCTCCTTTATTCCTGgcatatttcattttgatgatGGTGGAGGAAAAACTACTTCTTTTACAGCAGGTCAATTCATCAATAATTCAGATGAACAAGCAGATTCCCTGATGTTTGTAAAAGGTCAAGTACTCCATACATCTAGAGAAGCAAAATTTGTTGAAGGGGAAACGGTATCAACTGCAGACGGTATCAAGTTTGTTGCTGGTGCTGAAGTAGACGATGCCTTTGTTTGTGGAACTGTGATAGACTCTGGTGATAATGCAGGGAAATTTATGACAGGGCAAATGATAAAATCGGGAGATAATCCTCTCGAATTCATTAGTGGTGTAATGGGTGAAATAAATGATAAGCCTGCTTTTATTCCGGGTCAAAATCTGGGAACTGGCTTTTTACCTGGACAAATAGTCAAGTCAGATTCACTAACCTTTGTTCCTGGTGAAGTTGTTATTAATTCTTCCAAGAATGTTCCTCAGTTTATCCCTGGAATCAATAATCCTGAAAATGAGGATTTCCTGCCTGGATTGGTGGACTGTACTTCTTCCATTATGATGGAAGGAAAATTGGTTGAGGTCAACAAGGAGTCTCATTTTATACCTGGGAAAACCGTCAAAGGAAAATTTGCCAAGGCTCGTAGAGATTCACAATTGGCAAACATTGACGTGGGTTACTATGATGCTCCATTCATCATTGATGGGGAATCTTTGTCTGTTATTCATAAGAAAGTAAAGCCTAAAAACGGCTTCTTAGTTAGATGTGAAATAAGCGACAGGTACAAATTTGTTGAGTCGGTTGAAACCCCAGAGAAATATAAGGAAATCCTTTGTGGAAGAATGGAATGTGGAGAGGAAGGACCTAAGTTTGTCGCTGGGAAAATCATGGAAATTAATGGAACCAAAACTTTCATACCTGGTAAAGTTTTGGAAGATGGCGTCTTTGTTCCAGGTAAAATGATTGAGACTAAAAATGGGCCCAAGTTTGTTCCTGGACAAGTAATCGAAATTGATGGTGGGGAAAAGTTTATTCCAGGACAAATTATGAATGATGAAAAAGACGGAATACCGAAATTTGTTCCTGGACAAATTATCAATACTAAATCTGGGCCTTCTTTTATACCAGGACAAGTTATTCGAACGGACAATGGTCTAAAATTTGTTCCTGGTGAAATTGTTGAAACGGAAAATGGAGCCTTCTTTGTTCCTGGACAGGTCATGGACTCTCCATCAGGTGCAAAATTCCTACCAGGACAAATAATAGAAACAGAGGAAGGACCACGGTTACTACCACCTGATTTGTTTGGAAATCTGGAATTCTTAGTGCAAGGCTTTGACATCAACAGCGAAGAAGCACGCTTACTCCTTGGTCGAAGTTCTAGTAGTGATGACATGTCTAACCTTTTGGGAGGAATCGGGGGTGCTACAGTATCAGGAGAAGCGCTTCAAGCATTGGCTGAAGGGTTCGAACCAAGGTCAGGAAATGTTATTTCGAAAATGGGGGATGGACTTGATGTTGATACTGTGTTGAGTGACGAACTCCTCGAGAAATATGATGACCCCGATATTCGTCGATTGttgaaaactattttcttaTCAGTATTTTTAGATACAGCATCAACGGCAAATTTAGTGTACCGAGTTCTTGAAGATTATGTCTCTCAAGAGTTGGAAAGGGATTTGGACGGAACGATCCTTAACCCTCAACTTAAACTAAATCCAGCTATTGAAAAGCTCATTCAAACATTTAGTGAAAAGAAAAACAGCTCCATGGATCCGGAGGAGGCCAATGTTTGCAGTCTTGTGGCTGGACTTATTACTTGTTCTATTCCTGGAGCTTTACGTGAGAGCTCCGACTCCCATATTGACTTTGAAGAAAGTCAGTTTAAGGAAACTCTGCTTGCATACATTGAGGAATCCATCCAAGGTATTTTAGAGGAAGAGGGAATCCCCTCCTCTGGAATGGAGAATGACATCAAGAAACTAATTGACACAGCGAAAGGGCTCTCAGTGGATGAAAACAGGAACTTCTTTGCTCGTGTAACAGCACTCACAGAGGGCCGCTGCAATGAGCAATTCATGGAAAATTTAATACGAACGCTCTCTTCCTCGTCTTTATCCAATGTAAGATCTAAAATGGACCTTCAAGAACTATTTACGACCCTAGTCACCATATTGAGCCCTCGACAAGATCTCCAAAACGGAtttaaacaaatgtttaatACAGATCcagaatttattcaaaatgtactGAAATCACTCAAAGAAGAATCTGGAAAAAAAGGGGACATGAACACTATTGATGTTTTGCATAGTGCAATTAGCCACTCCATTACTAGAAGCTGTCAGACTAAACTAGATGACGTCATGCATAAAGTCGAACTGGGAGACTTGGAGTACGTCATATCAATGTTAGAACAAGCTCTCGGTTTGGCCAAGTATTTAGGAAAAAGAGATATTGCCATGACTATTACTGAATTGCTTTCTGATCCAATTCGCTTAGAAGTAATTAAAGACGACCCTGTGGTCAAAGACGTACTTCAAAAGATCTTGGTGATGAGAGAAATGGCCTGTGTGGATgagaggaaaaagaaaaaactcttGAAACTTCAAAAAACAGCCATCCATGGAACTAATCCAGATGATGATACGGACGATGACAGTCTTAAGGAATTTGTTAATCAATCCTCCGCCCTCATCCGCCCTCCCAAACAACCCCCCAAAACTCCTTTCCTCGATTCTACTACTAATAAACTTCAAAGATCTAAATCCAAATCTATGATTCAAAGGAGTAAATCCACCATCATGTCTGCAAAGGATATCAGCATGAACACCTTCATGGCAATGAAAACCAATGATCAAGATGATAAAACAAGTTggctaaaaaactttttatccgAATCCATAGCTGAAGATGTTCCATGGGAATGCTCAAAAGCATTGATACTCCTCAAAGAAGGCTATCAAGCCATTGTACCTCGAGAGGCATCTAGGAGCATCCTCATGGGAGAAGCAAGTTATACTCTCATCGATGATAATGGAATCGAGTTTTTCCTATCTCCTGAAGaccaaaagaaaagaaatgggCGAATAGATGATCCAGAGGAAATATATCTGTCCCGATCCTCAAGTTTATGGAAGCCGAACAAGGATAGAGACAATCAGCAAAGTCATTTTAAG GTTTTGAAAATGACGAGTAACGGAACACCGCCACCTAGCAATGGGACTCAACCCAGAGACTCAGAGATTGAAGAAGAGACCATATCCCCATCTACAAATGGACACCCTCCTCCATTGTCTTCCCCTCCTCCACCCATCTCATCGTTGGATGGAGAGCATGATTCAGAATCATCCTGTAATGTACCTAAGAGGAAATCACGGTTTTTACAATCGTTGAGGGATTCAGAAGACCGTGAAGAAGGTTTAAGTCTTGCTGatacaaatttggataaatataGACCTCATAATTACAACATTGGACCTCGCAAAGGAGGTGAAa gtGATGATATCAATGATATAATGGACTTTTACTGTAACCTCGGGAGCCGTGCTCGAGCTCTACGACGATTGAACAATTACTCTTCATTTGCAGCTCCTGAGAGCAATGGAGATGAGTATGGACGAGATAGAGGAGAGTCCTCTGATCCAGATCCTTATCAAAACGGGGGCCGAAAGTACTCAGCTCCTTCCATGGGCTATGGGAGTACTCAAAATAGAGATATAGACGATGGTTTCAGAAGTCTTCGTCGGCCCAAGAAGCCTCATAACTATGGTGGATATGATGGCGAATATGAACCAGAGTCAGCTCCATCAGAGCGATTGAGAATGTCTCAAAGTCGAGACGAAGAGGAACTGGATGAAAACTCACGTTTTATCATTGATAAGGCACGATCTGTTCGGAGTAATCCAGTTTGGGATGAGCCTATCAGCACAAAGTACGATTGGAATAGTGATAGTTTCTTAGAACCCCGGGATCCACCCCATAACAATGGTCATCAACGACCAAACCTAGAGGACAAGGAAGACCGAGATAGTACTCTCAATCCAAAAACTAGGGATCTActaaataaactgaaaaaaagcACAGCAGATTTAGAGGACATTAATTCAGACGAGGTCAAAAGACCCCAACAGAGAGGCAGCTACACTAGATATTCAAGAGAGCCTGATGATTATCCATCAGTAAAACAACCAGCCAAGAAACCCTCTcgatttttgaaacaaaatcaaCCTCCGCCTCCGTATTATGACGACTTTGAAGATCGAGGTTCGTTAGGACCGTCATCACGACGAGATAATGAGTATTCAAGCTATAGAAGTACAAGATATGATCCTGAACCATCATATAACAATGATCGCTACGAACCATCGTCATCATATTACCCTGAAGATTCCTATTCATCACAAATGAACAATAGGGCTCCAGATAACCGCAATCAGAGAATGTCCAACTTCGACAGACCGTATGGAGGAGGAGGAAATGGATATCGGGAGCCCTCTCGGAGTGGAAGAGATCCTTCCAATAGTCGGTATAATAGATATTCTGATTATTTGGAGGATGAGGCACCACCTCCCCAAAGGAATAATGGAATGTATGGGGGTGGTGGCGGCAATAGAGGCTATGGAGGAAGAAGGGAGCAGCCGGCTCGCTATCAAGATGATGATGACATCGACACAATGATAAGTGACTTAAAACGGAAAACGACTGGTAGAGACATGAGAGCCGTAGCAAGTAGAATAGAGGGAAGAAATGTTACTCCACCAAGGAGCTATGGACGCTATGATGATAGAGACGATGGCGGCGGCCGCTATGGAGGATATTATTAA